Within the Corvus hawaiiensis isolate bCorHaw1 chromosome 8, bCorHaw1.pri.cur, whole genome shotgun sequence genome, the region aaaaacccatgaattcctcaccttctcgacccataacgcaagctggataacagcaatggtagccttagtcagaggacccatattcaagtaaggagctgcaaaggggaagaatatagccacggctacgtgccacccaaaccagggtaaactagaccacatagtgctgcctaacaaggttccaatatccagcacacaaaataaagttatcgaggaactgttattcctttttcacctctatctcttaatgccctcaggccccacgttgggcgccaagatctgtctcggttttgaaagacaggtgtctgctaaggaaggcagaggccccccttgaagtggcagatataaccccttttccctccaagttattatattttgaaatcaagggcctttaggcaaagatgtgggaaataggaataacagttctttactctatatatatatgtatataaccagtcaaacaaaacaacaacaactatggcagtaacagcaatcacaaacccagtgccagccttctcggctgtcaggctatttcccctcgggtgcagttccgctcgcagccggcaggggcgctggcggctcccggtgagcagggcaggtgcgatggttcccccgcggctgcagggggcgctccggagcgagctcgggaaacccgcggctctggtgccctgggatcccgggaagggatgggacaaaggcttcacaaaccgctgggcagccgatcccggactctcaggaacagcaggctggaatggcaaggacgaacgcaaatcccgggtggcagacgagatgtatccagatgggaaaaaaccacggaggcccaggcaggcagggtgagcagggctgcagcgtagcgaaagctcgaagcagcagcggggcaggacagccacagctcggtctccagcagggcagggaaaaagcggcttttggggtcccggcgttgcttccagcaggaagaaagaacggccaaaaagaaagcagcagcagctcctttctctgtagcttctctctccggacgctcagagcgaactgtccccacacccaggtgtagacaaaagagtagccaggcccgccccactcccctttttgtctttcttaagtacagctatttgtcccctagcaacatgcatatgggagaaaattcctttaacaggaaaacctaagactaaactaaaaccccaacagcagcTCTAACCCCTTCACTAGAGTTTCAGTTGCCTTCCTTTTTAAGTAAACACAAAAGCTCCTCCAATGCCTTCTACACGATGTGTATGAAGTGGGACTCAGCCATACAATTTGTCTCTcaaactcaatttttttttcttgtaggaAAACGCATCTGTGCAGGAGAAGGTCTGGCCCGGATGGagatattcatatttttaatatccATCCTGCAGAACTTTACTTTGAAGCCTACTATTGCTCACAAAGACATTGACATTGTCCCAGTAACCACCAGTCTGGCAAATATACCCCAACACTATGAGGTCTCTTTTGTTCCACGTTAGCCAAGTGAAGACAGTTGCCAGCTCCCAAACTCATGAGTACTCTGGTCGAATGACAGCCATTCCCCAATCTGTTGAGACTGAAATACTCAGATCATTTGAAACATACTTAGTGGAGAGAAGACtgcttagaaaagaaaattgtgtGGTGCTTTTATAATCACCACAGCCAGCTCTTAACAGAGTAGGCAATCACACATCTCCCTGTGAAAAATTACAGATTCTCCTATGCACCTACCTCACCCAGCTCTGGTTCCTGTCTGGCTCCTGACATGCCAGGCTGTCTGCAACAGTTCTCTgagagccctgctgctcctgcccctatCACCTGAGGGGTTCCAGCAGGAACGGTTGCTTGTACTCCAGGGATTTTACAGACTCTTCCTGAAATACCTCTCTCCTCTGTACTTTCAGTTTGTTTGTCATCTATTTGTAAAGGCAAGCATAAAACACTGAGGATTTTTTGTGTTAGATGATGATCATCTATTGTATATTCTTGCCCCAATACTTACTGTCTACTGTGGTGGGGATGGAGTTTGTCAATGACTGGGCAGATAGGTCATCTTCAGTGTGATTATAATAAAGGTTTgtgaaattacaattttttaaaataaattacaaaataaagtaGTAGTATACTGAATTGTTTTTCTGACATCCCAGAACATCTTTTAGTGAAAAACCTGTGTCCACAAAGCTTATACTCCAAAATCTCTTTCAAGTCTTGTACACCTCTGACTGTTTAATTTCACTCACTTATAAGAATTGTACTATGGCTTGAAGAATGAGCTGGCTAATGACCTATAAACTTCCATTCCTAATGTGGGATAAAGCTCCACTGACTCTACGGGACCTATCAGAACCCCGACTGTGGTTACAGAGCTGTTCGTtgtggaaaaaaaggacaaattaaATAATATCAGGATCCTTGCCAGTGCCTTTTCCTAGATGAATGCCAGCTTGCATCTTCCCGTTATTTTATGAAGTACATAAAGATCACTGCAGCAATGTtacaatcaggaaaaaaatcgTAAATAGAGTTTACATGACTTGCCAAGCATACATGTACAGATCCACGAGTGGCATTTCCTGTCTTGATCATGTTCCCATCAATGCAGAGAGCTGAATCTGTACTATGTGGGAAAAGACAAAACTGTAATATTACCACAATGGCAATAACTGTTTATGTGAAACAGACAGAACTTGTTTCCTTTCGAAGATTTAATAACCTAGATACCACGAGTTAGTAACATGGCATTGCAAAGGCAAAAAGCCACaaatgtcacagaatcacagatacAAGTCCTCTCACcagataaaaagaagaaagcacagTACTTCctctttagctgtgccacaACCAAAATAGCCAAAACAAATGAGGGAGCAGCTTCCTTGTTCCAGGTATCTTCCTCCATGCTGAAAAGTGAAGGAGGCAGCCAACGTAGATCAGCAAGAAAACAGGTTTAGCAACCAGAGACTCCACCATGGTATGAAGTGGGCTTTGGGATTAGAGGAGGGCTAAAGCCATGTGCCCTGATTCTGAAGACTGTGGATATCTCCACAAAGCACCGCTCTGAAAGTTGGATGACTTTAGAAAAACACGTTAGAGAAGCTGGGCAGAATTGTCTTAagatgctggaaaaaaacactCTCTCCTCTGGAACTCTTCTGCTTCTGCTAAAAGCTGTATTTGCTAGGCTGATTTTCATCCCCTGGTTTGCAGTTGCAGTCCAAGCCATCAAGAACTGCTTCAGCTCCAAAGTGGTTGTATAGACCATTTTGATGACACTCTGTCCCTGGACTCTCATGCATCAGCCctccattttctgttttcctcctgttcCTCCCTTCAAGAACCCACTACTTTCTTATTCTATTTTCCACcagaaaatactgcaaaagAACAGTGAGATTTAACCTCCTTCTGTACCTCCTCTGGAATTTCTCAGGGACTCTCCAGGTGAAACATCCGAGCAGTTAACCAAGTTGTGGCTTTGCTTTCGGACTATACATTTCCCCAGTACAATGCTGTTTAGACACACCTATGTCTCTCCTATGGTGCTACTCTCCAAGGACCTGCCATGCTTGACATGATTTGGATTCTACCAATGACACAGAGGTCCCTCAGGCAGGGAGGGTAACAGTTACTCAGAGACACAACTGGGAACACAGCTGTCAGCTCTTGGCCTAACTGGGGTGCCACTGTCACACAATTCTCCAGCGGCCAGAAAGTCGGTCTCTAAAAAtttcctctcaaaaaaaaaagtcacttgtGGGACAAGTCCCTCTTCTAATTTTTGCTTCCTGGAGGTGGGATACTCAAGGATTTGTGAAGGAACTATTTCTTACCTTTCTTACCTGAAAACACTAAGCACTTAGTAGCAGTGCATGGCTAGGAGGatttccatcttcagagccCCTGGAGGTTTTCATCCTTGTTGTTTTGAAATGGTACTGCATTTTGTATACACAGAAAACCAACCTTTTCAACAGGACTTGGTCCGTAGTGTGCCTTTCCTGCAAGATCTGTGGTTTTTGCTGCTGGCACAGTGCCTCCTTGtgctcccctgcagccctgccaggtAACACCGCGAGCACAGAAAtgctatttctatttctaaCCCTGCATTTTCAAAGTGATGGTGAAGGCTCTCGAAAGTCATCTGCTTCACTCTTTTTAAAGAGCACTAAGAAAAAGTGTCCATCCTGACTAATTAGTGGCTGTACATAGCCTGACAGCATGATTATCTTTATCACACTGGCACCTGACTAGACATTCTTTTAAACACTCTAAGAAGTTTGAACCACTTCTTTCCTACATATCAGCACTTGTACTGGTACGTCTTCAACTGCAACTCATTCAAAAGCTTGAATTACTTAAGGTCAATAGCTACAGAAAAAATATCCTTGGAGTAGGAGGAATACCTGTTCAGTACAAAGGACTCTGCTGAATTTGCAACACTGTTAACCTAGTAGAGAAGCAGTTTTTTGGGCTAGGCATGCCACTTCAAAAACTACTAGGATCAAAATTCACTGGTAGAGAAAGGATCTGCTAAGTTAACTGAGCATGTGATAAAGTAGTATGTCTTGAAATTTCACCTGAGGTCCAGACAGTCAAAGAATGTAATTGCAGAAACACTTGATGCAgagtttaaaatatgttttcttctaTCATCTCCAGCAGATTGAAGGAATTTGTCTTTATTAACAGACccctttgaaaaaataaaaaaagcagcttGCGTAATCTTCCCAACAGACCATGAGATTCCAGAGAAATAAACGCAGCAAGTTTATTGTAAATTTATAGTGATTAGTCTCTCTATTTCAAACAGATAAAAGGAGATACCAAAATGAAGTGTTTTCAATACCCCACCCATTAAGTCCAAAGGTCCAGGTATCTTCCCAATACAGAGCTCAATGAAGGAAGAATTGAAGTTTAGGTCCTGCTGCTACTACGGGAAAATGTCTTTACAGATTACAGAAGACCTTCCCTAAACCAAGTATTTCATGTGGAAAACAGGACTAACACACGTATAGCCAATATCAACATGAGTTAAGGACAAGCTTCTACTTTTCACTGCAGAATGGAGGCAACAGTACCCCttgagaagaggaaaatattatTCAGCCTTAAGCCTGAATACAGCCTACTGTATTCAATAGCTGAAAAAAGTTCCCAGTCTTCATGTTAGCTGTAACCAAATCCTTGTCAACATACAGAATGTTGTGCAAAAGCAGAGATCAGTCTGATTCACTGCCCAACTCCAGTTTATAGACTGTTGTGATTTCATCGTTTCTCCAGTTTTTTGTACTTGgcttctgcagaaggaaaaataatattttagtaCTTGGTAGGTAAAAGCTTTTCATCCTGTAAGCTAATTTACTGTATCATTCAGGACGCTTTTTTACTAATGCACTTAGGCAAATATAATtgtacaataattttttttaagaacccagacaataatattaatttaagCCAAGGGGATTGGGTGCCTGGTGGAACTTAATGAATCCCGCAATTTGCAAGGCTAAACATCAGTCTTTAAAATATGAGTCAGTGCATaccataaaaaagaaatcaagccTCACTAACAAGCTGTAGTTTACCAACACCTGTACTAATCCACCATAATATAACTTGTTATACAATTTTTTCCCAATGCTTATCACTTCACACACAGTGTTTGTGCTCAAAAGCAGCACAGGCAACTCTGCAGCTCAGATTTGTTAAACAAAACAGagtttgcttgctttctttttaaatcccCTTGGCAAGGCACTATGCTGCTAGGCCTTAACAGTGAGGGACGATAGTTACCAAGTTTTTTGGAATATGCATCCAGTTTATAAGCTgcctgctccagagctgcaacCTGTTCCTCAATTAGGTTTATCTGTTCCAGATATGGCTGAAGATCAGCATCttaaaaaagcataaaaatgttATCTGTCAGTTCTCAGTAATGCACTTCCAAGAAGCAGTTCACACTTTAAACACAACAATTTCTTACTACATTCTTCAGATTGGACAATTCAAAAGGtccttccctcccctgccccaaaaTTAAGTGGTGACACTGACAACCACGTTCCaggaaaatatgaaatgttTAAGAGTACTGTCTAGTCTCTAACACAAGTAACAAGAGAACGTGAATTAAAAGAAGTGTTATTCCTCTCAGATCCAGAATCTAGAGTAAACCAGGACACAAATTCAGATGTATTTTCTCTTACAGTAATCTACAGACTCTAAAGCTGTATGACTGGGATTGTATAACAGCACATCTATTCCAgtgagttttctttccttcagcaCAACGGAGTGTGAACCTTCTAAGATGCTTCATTTCCCAAACAAGTGCACCATTCATTACACCTCTACCTTATTTGGTGTACTTACATTTTTGATTTAAATCCTTCAGATTTCTGCTGATGTTTATAGCAATATCTTTCATTTCTAAGTACTTCAAACTAGTCAGCTTATTCATGTTTTCCAAGAGCTTGTAGTCTTCACTGGTGGCTTAAAAAATAGttaagtttattttaattaaaggtGATACAGTTTGAATTGTGTGCACACTCTTCAAGAGGACAAGAGATTTCAAACAGCCAAAAGAAGCACAACAGTTTAGATGGCAATACAGATTATTAGTATACACTCTACAAAAAGATGACATTTTGTGAAATCAACTGCAAAAATCAACTGCACTGATGAATTcacttctaaatttttttgagaaaaatttaCTAAGTCTTCATATTTCTACTCTTAATTCTGTCAGTTAGATGCTTATATTTACAAAACTGATAGCACAAATCCAGATTGGTCATCTGTACCATATACCCTTCAAGTCTGTGCAAATCAGTAGTGCTGTGGAGTGCTTTCAAAATTAAGAGCCTATGGAATGCACTGACTTGGTGGGCAGTTTACTTTCCTCCAGTTAATTCTGCACAGCAGTTTATTCTAAGGCATAAATGTTGGAAAACATGTATGATCCTtgccctcaggaaaaaaataactccaCTCTCTGCAGTGCTTCCCTCGTAGTCTGTCTTAACCTAGACCACTTTTGTTTGATTGATTTTCCATGTACAAACTTCTTCAAGccaaaaaagaattattttttaagctgCTGCTATCATACTgaattattctgaaaaatatttgtgctgtTCTGGGACTTCATTAAATTAATATAACTAATCTTAGTGGTTTTAGCAGCCTAGTAACATGCCAAATTTGGACTGCAAGTCTTACCAGATGTGATTTAAATAGTTACAGTTGAGACAAACTACACAACagatttctttgaaagaaagtgaaaagaaagaagaacttGCAGGTCAGTATTGCAGTGCCTTACCTGTCAGTTCACCTGTCAAGTAAGTGGCCATTTTGCTGAACATGTCTTTGCAGAGTTCATTGATGTCTGCCTCCGCTGGCTCCTTAGCTTCCTCTGCGGTTTCAACAGCAGGATCCTCTAGTCAGGGTAAAGACATGACAGGTTTAAGGAAAAACTATAGCAAGTACAGAAACACACCAGAAAGATTAAATggtcccattttttccctttcaaactGCCTACAGCTACTTTCCAATGTAAGTTGTCTACTTTACTAAGGGGTAACAAACCAGGGCAGCTTCCTTGAAGTAGCACCAACATTATTTCAAACTAATACTTTAGGCAGCATTCAAGAGACAGGCACCCGGCCTGACCGCACTGACAAGTATTAGCCCCCTCCTGTGCttagaaaggaaaggaatttggggAGAACTTCTGAGTGGCTGTGCACGGtgctgctgtttatttccagTCACTGACTCGGAACGGAAGCACAGCTGCCCCAGTCCGCTTCAACAGATCCCCACCTGCGGAAAGCCGCACTCGCCGCTTTCTTCTCCAAACCCGCTTCTATCACAACCTGCCCTTGTTCGGCCTTCCCCGGAGCAGACGGCACCTCTTCCCCAACCCGACAGGCCGCTCTTTCCCCCGTCGGCACCGTCTGCCGGCTCGCACACGGAGGCTGCCCGAGGCCCGCGGCTGCCTCCAACCGaagcggcggcgcggggccgcccggcTGGCGCGGGTAGGACCCGGCCGGGTTccggggcagcagcagcagcagcagcagcagcagcaggcgtatggcccggcccggcccggccggcaCACACCAGGCCGCGGGCGCACCGGGAGCTCTTGCCCGCGCCGCGGCCTTCCCGGGCCCAGCCCCGCACCGCGGCCCCGGGGCACGCCCGGCCCCTGTCCCGGTCCCCCGGCCCCTTACGCTTGGCGGGCTGCGCGCCGGCCTCGGGCGGCCCCTCCGCCGCAGCCGCCATGGGGACAGAGCCCCTCCCGCGGCACCGCACCGCCTCCTCCGGCCCGCGCCAGGCCCGGGACCGCCCCGCGCCCGGCGCGGGGAGGAGCCCCCGGAGCCCCCGCCCACTGAAGGGTGGCCGCGGCGGCTGTGCGGTGTGTGACCGCGGCGGGAACTCGGCTGCAGGAAAGAGACAAATACCGGGGTGCAAAACGTGGTGCGAGGTTACGTTGCTCCAGCTGTTAAAGGCAGTGAAGCAGAACAGAGAGCGCCTGGTTTGCGCTCGAGGTGGCTGCGCAGTCAGTGCGATCCCCCTTCAGCACCGCAACCCGGCCGCTCACTGCAGGAGCACCCGGCAGGACTGTCACAGCGCACGGCCGGTTCAGGGACTGCTGCCAGCCCGGCCCTCACAGGCAAGCTCTTCAGTCCTGTGTTTGAGGATGTTTTCCTTTGGCTTAGCTGAACCG harbors:
- the BLOC1S2 gene encoding biogenesis of lysosome-related organelles complex 1 subunit 2; this translates as MAAAAEGPPEAGAQPAKQDPAVETAEEAKEPAEADINELCKDMFSKMATYLTGELTATSEDYKLLENMNKLTSLKYLEMKDIAINISRNLKDLNQKYADLQPYLEQINLIEEQVAALEQAAYKLDAYSKKLEAKYKKLEKR